The following proteins are encoded in a genomic region of Methanomicrobia archaeon:
- a CDS encoding 30S ribosomal protein S15, translating into MARIYARRRGRSSSKRPFSMRLKQVAPDWVELSSEEIESKVVELRNQGLSSSEIGIRLRDSLSVPSVPLVTGKKIMSILKEQERASKLPEDIQNLMRKALRIRKHLDVNKRDIHNKRALQLTESKIRRLAKYYRRANVLPEDWKYKPETAEVLMRG; encoded by the coding sequence ATGGCACGGATATATGCGCGGAGGCGGGGACGATCAAGCTCGAAGCGACCGTTCAGCATGCGGCTCAAGCAGGTGGCGCCTGATTGGGTCGAGCTGAGTTCGGAAGAGATTGAGAGCAAGGTGGTTGAACTCCGCAATCAGGGACTCTCATCGAGCGAGATTGGCATTCGATTACGGGACAGCCTTAGCGTGCCCAGCGTTCCGCTGGTAACCGGGAAGAAGATAATGAGCATTTTGAAGGAGCAGGAGCGCGCCAGTAAGCTGCCCGAGGATATCCAGAACTTGATGCGGAAAGCGCTGCGAATCAGGAAACATCTCGATGTGAATAAACGCGATATTCACAATAAGCGGGCATTGCAACTGACGGAATCCAAGATTCGGCGACTGGCCAAGTATTACCGGCGTGCGAACGTCCTGCCAGAGGATTGGAAATATAAGCCTGAGACAGCCGAGGTGCTCATGCGGGGATAA